The genomic interval ATCCAGACCGGGAGTCCCACAAAAAGAGTCGCAAAGGAAATCATGAGATCGATCGCCCGTTTCCCCGCTTGTTCCCACGGCTGCATGATCACCGGCATGATCTCAATAAGCGGGAACCCGTAGATCTGATTTGTGCGGGCCTGTCCGCTGATGATATCGTAAAGGTCCGGCATGATTTTGAGGCTCACATCGTGTGAATTGCAAGAACCGATAACCGAAAGGAGGTTGTCATGATCGGTGGATGCGAGGGCGATCAGGACGTCGGTGACTTCGTATTGTTCCAGCAGGCCGGGGAGTTGGGTGATCGGTTGAAGGATCGGCACCCCCTTGTAGGTATCCTCATGAACCCCTTCTGTTGCAGGGACGAATCCCACGATGCGGTATCCGAGCGCGGGGTAGACCTGAACCCTGTCAAACAGTTCTCTTGCCTTCTCCGACCATCCCACGACGAACGTATTTCGCAGGCCGATCCCGGCTTCCAACAAACGCCTCTGAAACGTGTGCTGGAGGAGGCGGCCGCCCCCGACAAACCCGAGGATCAACGCCCAGTACACCACGATCAGCATGCGCGACTGGACCGGGGATCCGACTCCGCTGTCGTCGATGAAGATTGCGAAAAAGAGGAAAAGGATGCCGAATGTCGTCGCCTTAAAGAGCGAAGTCAACTCGTCGAACCGCGATTGGGAATACCACGAGCGATAGAGTCCGGAAAGGAAGAACACAAGCAGCCAGAAGACTCCAACGGCAATGAGCGGAACCCAGAAATCCGGGTCGGGTGTGTGAGGAAACAGGCCGCTGCTAACCCGGATCCAGTAATAGAACCCCCAGGCGACGGAAATTGTCACAAGGTCGAGAAGAGGGGCCCGTAGCTTGTTAAGGGTTGCTCTCGTCACATTAACCGGCAACTATGCGAAAAATGTCTTCAAACCGTTTTTGAAACGTGTGGTCCTTCAGCGCCCGCTCATACCCCGCCTGCCGGATCGATTCACGCTCGCCTTCATTCTTCAGGAAAAATTGAACCTTCTCCGTCAAGTCATTCTCCGAATGAAACAAGGCAATTTCCCTGCCGGGGATGAAATATTCTTCAATTCCATCCACCTGTTGGGTAAGAAGGAATCCGCCCGACCCCGGAATCTCAAAATTCCTTCCTTTTATTTGCGGGTGCTTCCCATCGAAAAGAGTTGAAACATTGCCCAGAATCTGACGGGGAGCCTGCACCGTGTACGTCCCGTCTGCGCGCCGCGACAGCACAGTCTTCACGATCGGCTTGAGGCGGAAGCCGAACGAGCTGTCGGCGAAATTCAGGTTGATCCTGGTCCTGGAAAATAGCTCTATCATCTCGTTTTGTTTCAAACGCCCGTTGTTCCAACCCTTCCCCCAGAATTCAACATGCACGCCAGCGCGTTCCAGCGCGCCGGCAAACCGCCTTCTGGATGAATGAGCCTGACCCACGAACGTGACGTCGTGGTCCTGCGGGACATCGGATCTCCGGTAGATTCGGTGGTTGAATCCCCACTGGGACTTGATGACGTTCCGGCACCCGATCCTTCGGTATCGTTCGACCGAGTACTTATCGGTCGTTACCACCCAATGAAACAGGGGGGCCCAGAACCTGGAGAACCCATGAAACCTCCAGTGATCGTCGGCAAACCAGTTCAAGGTCTGACTTCCCTTCCGGTCCGAGAGCTTCCGGATGGTCTCCCTCTTCACTTCGTCGGTAAAGAGCATGAAGAAGCAGATATCGGGCTTCATCTCCTCTGCAGCCTCAAGCAATTTGACGTTCATCGTCTCCCGGCCCCATTGACGCATCACTTCGTCGAACGGAAATTCCAGGACCTTTACGTCCTCCATCGCGGAGAGCGTCTCAAAGAAATTCACATATTCGAAACTGTATCCGCGGCGCGGATCGCCGTAGTCATTCCTCAAACCGACGTAGAGGATGCGAAGAGGCGCCACAGGGCTCACCGGCTGAGTTTCCCGCCGTACTTGATGAAGAGATAAATGATTCCCCGGAGGTGGAGAAACGACATTCTTGAAAAGAGCTTCTTCTTCGTGATCCGTTGC from Bacteroidota bacterium carries:
- a CDS encoding sugar transferase; its protein translation is MTRATLNKLRAPLLDLVTISVAWGFYYWIRVSSGLFPHTPDPDFWVPLIAVGVFWLLVFFLSGLYRSWYSQSRFDELTSLFKATTFGILFLFFAIFIDDSGVGSPVQSRMLIVVYWALILGFVGGGRLLQHTFQRRLLEAGIGLRNTFVVGWSEKARELFDRVQVYPALGYRIVGFVPATEGVHEDTYKGVPILQPITQLPGLLEQYEVTDVLIALASTDHDNLLSVIGSCNSHDVSLKIMPDLYDIISGQARTNQIYGFPLIEIMPVIMQPWEQAGKRAIDLMISFATLFVGLPVW
- a CDS encoding glycosyltransferase, which translates into the protein MAPLRILYVGLRNDYGDPRRGYSFEYVNFFETLSAMEDVKVLEFPFDEVMRQWGRETMNVKLLEAAEEMKPDICFFMLFTDEVKRETIRKLSDRKGSQTLNWFADDHWRFHGFSRFWAPLFHWVVTTDKYSVERYRRIGCRNVIKSQWGFNHRIYRRSDVPQDHDVTFVGQAHSSRRRFAGALERAGVHVEFWGKGWNNGRLKQNEMIELFSRTRINLNFADSSFGFRLKPIVKTVLSRRADGTYTVQAPRQILGNVSTLFDGKHPQIKGRNFEIPGSGGFLLTQQVDGIEEYFIPGREIALFHSENDLTEKVQFFLKNEGERESIRQAGYERALKDHTFQKRFEDIFRIVAG